A stretch of the Capsicum annuum cultivar UCD-10X-F1 chromosome 10, UCD10Xv1.1, whole genome shotgun sequence genome encodes the following:
- the LOC107843615 gene encoding F-box protein PP2-A15: MGASLSNAAENGFAAGGTGLGDIPESCVACVFMYLTPPEICNLARLNRSFRGAASSDAVWEAKLPCNYPYMLELLPVCRYEGLSKKGIFALLSRPVSFDNDNKEVWLDTISGRICMSISSKAMLITSSEDRRHWNWFPSDESRFQVVAYCQQVWWFEVSGTVKFPFPPDIYTLTFRIHIGKFHKRLGRRVSNCEHTHGWELGPIRFELSTSGGHRAVSECLLHDIEQEDAKVKNKRGCWIEYKVGEFIVSRSDPVTEVRFSMKQIDCTHSKGGLCLDSVSITPSNLRRSRRTGSFCK, translated from the exons ATGGGCGCATCATTATCAAACGCGGCGGAGAACGGTTTCGCCGCCGGAGGAACAGGGTTAGGTGACATACCGGAAAGTTGCGTAGCTTGCGTTTTCATGTACTTAACGCCGCCGGAGATTTGTAATTTGGCTCGGCTGAACCGGTCGTTTCGCGGCGCGGCTTCGTCGGATGCTGTATGGGAAGCGAAACTTCCGTGTAATTATCCTTATATGCTTGAACTTTTGCCTGTTTGTAGATATGAAGGTCTTTCGAAGAAGGGGATTTTTGCTCTATTATCTCGTCCTGTCTcgtttgataatgataataag GAAGTATGGTTGGACACAATAAGTGGAAGGATTTGCATGTCAATATCTTCAAAAGCAATGTTGATAACAAGTAGTGAAGACAGGAGACATTGGAACTGGTTTCCATCGGATGAATCAAG GTTCCAGGTCGTGGCATATTGCCAGCAAGTCTGGTGGTTTGAAGTAAGTGGAACAGTGAAGTTTCCATTTCCTCCGGATATATACACTCTGACATTCAGGATCCACATTGGGAAATTCCATAAGAGACTAGGCCGGCGTGTTTCCAACTGTGAGCACACACATGGATGGGAGTTGGGGCCAATACGCTTTGAACTGTCTACTTCTGGTGGACACCGTGCAGTTAGTGAGTGCCTCCTCCATGACATTGAACAAGAAGAtgcaaaagtaaaaaataagcGTGGATGCTGGATTGAGTACAAGGTGGGTGAATTTATTGTCAGTAGATCAGATCCTGTAACTGAAGTTAGATTCTCGATGAAACAGATCGACTGCACACATTCCAAAGGTGGGCTGTGTCTTGATTCCGTATCAATTACCCCAAGTAATCTCAGGAGGAGTAGAAGAACAGGGAGTTTCTGTAAATGA